TGACGCTGCGAACAGGTATGGCAAGCGAGCCGGCTATTCAAACGTGACTGAGGACATGCTTTATCGTCCTGATTTTTCGATCGCAGTTGGTGCGGAGTACCTGAGCGAGCTTTCACGCATGTTCGCGGGGCTGCCGGAAGCGATGGCGGCGGCTTATAACGGTGGTGAAGACAACGTGGCTCGCTGGTTGGCACGGTCAAACCGAAACGACGACGGTGTGTTCGCTTCGGAAGTCGGCTTCACGGAATCTAAGAACTACGTCTTTAAAGTAATGAGCAACTATCGCGCGTACAAACAGCTGTACGACGCGAAGCTGAATCCGCGCTCGACTGCAAAGGGCTAAGAGCTAAGGGTTAAGAGCTAAGCGGTAAGGGCAAAGCGTCGCGCGTAGTATGTTTGGCGCTTTGCCCTTCGCCTCTTTGCCCTTAAGGCTGCGGACAGTACTTCGGTTCAAACCCTTCTGCCCGTTCGCGACGATCCAAAACATTCGGTCTGGCATAATCCCGCGGAAGAATTCCCAAACGCACCAGCGCCTCACGATATTCATACCGAATCGTGACTTCGGCCACCGGCCGCTGATCGAGATCCATTTTGATCCAAGTTACTCCGTTCGGAACGTTGCGGCCGATTCCCGTCGCCGCGGACTCGTCGTCAGGCGGTGGATACGGTGTCGTGCTGCGCGGCTTGGCGGCATCCCGATTAGCGCCGGCTGATGGCGCCGACTCAGCCGGCGAGCTTTCAGTGCGGTTCGCATCTCCCCTTTTGTAGGTCGGCCGTTCTTCGCGACCACCCGGTGTCACCGGCATGATCGTCACCGGTCGGCGCTCGCGGAAGAACACAGCCGATATCACGCCGAGGTTCTGTGTCTGACCAATCTTTGCGCCGTACGAATCACGCTCAGTCGTGAAATAGAACCGGCGCGCGTTATCCGCGCTCATCTGCCATCCACGAACGTGAATCGTTCCGTACGGCTCAATCACCCACTTCCGCGCTTCCCACGCACTCGAGTGCCGCGCGTCAATTGTGTTCATGCCGTCAACTGCCAGAGCCACCGCAACCCGAGTTCCGGTCGGGTTGTGTATGCGCAGTTCGTATTCGGCCCTCTCCAGCGCCTCAATGTAACGGCGACCGCGCGCCGCGTACTCAGTGGTCCGGCGGCCGTCGATTAAGACTTCAACCGAGAAACCATTCACTTCCGCGAGCGGTTCGACAACTGCTTCTGTCCGAGCGGTCGTAATGTAACCAGCAAAAACGCTGGGCGAACCGTATTCGATCGCGGCCGCAGCTAAAAGAAACAGACAGCTCAAACCCACTGCCAAGCCAACCAAAACTCTCTTTTGCATGTTTTTCTTCTCCTTAGCGCCGAGGAATTGGAGTTACCCATTGGTCAGAACGGGCCTAACTTCACCCACTTGCGCGGAAATTGCGCTGTCACAAGCAGAATGTTTGGAAATCGTGTTGGAAAATCGGCGGCAGCAGGCTAGAATGGCGCGGTTCTCATACCAGCCAGCCGCGCGCAGTTTGACTGCGCGCCAGCAAGAGGGTTCATTAATGGCGGAATATGTTCTGACAGCGACCAAAACCGAAGCGCGCGCCGGATCGTTTTACGATCGCATCGCGCGATTGTACGACTTCACCTTCAAAATTAATGGTTACGGCCGCTCGCTCGATCAATATTTCGACGAACACCCGCTGCCGGTATTTCCAGGCGCGCGCGTTCTGGACGCAGGCTGCGGCACCGGGACGCTGACGCTGGCGATGCTCCGGAACCTCCAGGTCCCGGTAAAGCTGACGGCGCTCGACCTTTCGGCTTCTTCGATGGCCACGGCAAAGAAGTACGTGAGCAAGCAAAAGCATCGCGAACAAAAGGTCGAGTTCATGCAAGGCAACATTCTCTCGCTGCCTTTTCCGGACGAATCGTTTGACTTGATTGTGACGAGTGGCGTGCTGGAATATGTGCCGCTCGATGAAGGCTTTGGCGAACTCGCGCGCGTGATCACACCGGGCGGTTATTTTTTGAACCTGCCGATGCGCCCGTCGGTCGCGACCCGCTTCCTCGAACTATTGTTCAGATTCAAAGCACACCCGCCCGCAGAACTTTCTGAGACGACAAATCGACACTTCAAAGTCGTCAGCCACTATCGCTTTCCAAGATTTCAGATTATTGGGTGGAGTAAGACTGCGGTTCTCGGAAAGAAGATCTAAACCGTGGCACAGACTTTAGTCTGTGTAGTTCGGGGTGCGGATTGAAATCACAGACTGAAGTCTGTGCCACTCACTTCACCGGCACGAGCCGCATGATGCGGTCATCATCACTTGCCGGCTTTCCCCGCCCATCACGATTAGAAGTCGAGAAGTAAATGAATCCGTCTGGTCCTTCGGCGATATCGCGAATGCGGCCATACTTTCCTTCGAGCAGATTCTCTTCGCTAACCACACGCCGGCCGTCGAGCACGACGCGAATCATCCTCGTGCCCCGCAAGCAGCCAAAGAAAAAATTCCCTTTGAATTGTGGCAGCTGTGAGCCGCGATAAAACATGCCGCTGGCGGGCGCACATGCCGGCGTGTACTCGAGCAGAGGTGCTTCCATCCCGGCGCGCGTCTGTCGATGGTGAATCGCCGGCCAGCCGTAGTTCTTGCCCCGCTCGATAATATTTACTTCATCACCGCCGCCGGGACCGTCAAAGCCACTCGGGCCGTGTTCCGTCTCAAACAAAAGATTCGTGCCGGGTTGAAAATCAATGCCCTGCGCGTTGCGACTTCCGTAGGCGAAGATTTCGGGCCGCGCATCGCTGCGACCAACAAAAGGATTGTCGGATGGAATCGTGCCGTCGTCATTCAAACGCAGAATCTTTCCCGCGACTGAATTCAGCTGCTGCGCCAGATTGCGATCGGTGGCATCCCCCGTCGTGATGTACAGCTTTCCATCAGGCCCGAAGCGCAAACGGCAGCCGGCATGAGCCGGCGCCGCGGGAATGTTCTCGATGATGACCTTCCGCTCGGAAAACCCACTGGGGGTTTCGCGATAACGGACAACTCTTACTTGTAGTCCGTCTCCGCTGTAGGCGTACGAGAGATAGATCCATCGGTTCGAAGCAAATTGTGGATGCAGCGCGACGCTCATCAAACCGGCTTCGCTTCTGGACTCCACGTCAGAAACCGTGAACAAAGGCTGCGCTTGGAGCTGACCATTTTGAAAGACGCGGACGCGCCCCGGTCGTTCGGTGAAGATCATGCGGCCGTCCGGCGCCCAGACGATCGACCAGGGCACTTCCAAATTGCCGACCACGGTTTCAACCTTGAAGCTGGTTTGTGACTGTGGCGAGTTCTCAATTTCGCCGGCGCCACGGCCGGGAGGCGCACTGCTACACGACGCGGCGAGGAAGGAGAAGGCGATTGATAGTAACGCTGAAAAAATCACTTTCAATTTTCCATCTGTCATTTTTCATTTGCGCTTGGGGGCTACGCTCACTGCTCACTGCTCACTGCTCACATACTGATGTATTCGTGCAGCAGCTTGATTTCGTCACCTTGCTCACTCAGTTCAACGCGCAGCAAGTCACGCATCGAAAGCATCCCGACCCACTTCTCGCCATCCACGACGGGAAGGTGCCGGCTGCCAATTTGCTCCATGATGTCGAGCGCCTGGTGCGGCGTCTCATCGCAACGAATCACGGCGCGCAGCGGACTTGTAACATCCCCGAGCCTCAGCGTGGTCGGGTCGTGCTTTAACACAACCACGCGGTTCAGCAAATCGCGCTCAGAGAAGACTCCGATTAAACGGCCTTCGTCATCCATCACGCAGACCGCACCGATTTTGCGCCCGGCCATGAACTCAGCCGCCTCCATGACTGTCGCCGAAGCGTTCATGGAATAAGGCTCACGGTCGCGAATGACATCTTTGATCAGCATCGCCGCGCCCTCCTGTTGGGAAACTAGTTGTCAGGCTTGAGCGGCATTATAAGAGATGTGCGCCGCGCTGTCTCTAGCAAAGTTAGAACAAATTAGTGCGGATTCGTCGCTCGCTGCGTGAAGTAGTTCACAAGCGATTAATAAAACAGAGAGCCCTGCGCCGTTGGCCGGCGGAAGGTGTTGGTGTTCGCGTGCGTTTCGCTGCCGACGCGATGCTCGTTAAAGCCGAGCTTTCGGCAATAAACCTCGAAAAGTTTTTCCTGCGCATTCCAGTATTGGCCCTTACCGCGCATGCGATCGTGGAAGACGCTCGAGTTGATTTTGCCGCCGCGCGCGTCGCGGATGCGATTCAGGACCCGATCAGCTTTGGTCGGAAGCTTTTCGCGCAGACGTTGTTCAAAGTAGGGACCCACACTGCCCGGC
The sequence above is drawn from the Pyrinomonadaceae bacterium genome and encodes:
- a CDS encoding PQQ-dependent sugar dehydrogenase, producing the protein MTDGKLKVIFSALLSIAFSFLAASCSSAPPGRGAGEIENSPQSQTSFKVETVVGNLEVPWSIVWAPDGRMIFTERPGRVRVFQNGQLQAQPLFTVSDVESRSEAGLMSVALHPQFASNRWIYLSYAYSGDGLQVRVVRYRETPSGFSERKVIIENIPAAPAHAGCRLRFGPDGKLYITTGDATDRNLAQQLNSVAGKILRLNDDGTIPSDNPFVGRSDARPEIFAYGSRNAQGIDFQPGTNLLFETEHGPSGFDGPGGGDEVNIIERGKNYGWPAIHHRQTRAGMEAPLLEYTPACAPASGMFYRGSQLPQFKGNFFFGCLRGTRMIRVVLDGRRVVSEENLLEGKYGRIRDIAEGPDGFIYFSTSNRDGRGKPASDDDRIMRLVPVK
- a CDS encoding CBS domain-containing protein, translating into MLIKDVIRDREPYSMNASATVMEAAEFMAGRKIGAVCVMDDEGRLIGVFSERDLLNRVVVLKHDPTTLRLGDVTSPLRAVIRCDETPHQALDIMEQIGSRHLPVVDGEKWVGMLSMRDLLRVELSEQGDEIKLLHEYISM
- a CDS encoding class I SAM-dependent methyltransferase, which produces MAEYVLTATKTEARAGSFYDRIARLYDFTFKINGYGRSLDQYFDEHPLPVFPGARVLDAGCGTGTLTLAMLRNLQVPVKLTALDLSASSMATAKKYVSKQKHREQKVEFMQGNILSLPFPDESFDLIVTSGVLEYVPLDEGFGELARVITPGGYFLNLPMRPSVATRFLELLFRFKAHPPAELSETTNRHFKVVSHYRFPRFQIIGWSKTAVLGKKI